The sequence CGATTGGGGCGCATGACGACGACGCGTGGTGTGGTGGATACGCCGGTGTTCATGTCAGTGGGCACGCAGGCGAGCGTGAAGGCATTGGACCCGCGTGAGTTGATGGAGATGAATACCCAGATCATTCTGGGGAATACGTATCATCTCTCCATCCGTCCCGGCATGGACATCATGAAGCTGGCAGGTGGCCTGCATAAGTTCATGAATTGGAATCTGCCCATCCTTACGGACTCGGGCGGGTTTCAAGTGTTCAGTCTCGGAAAGATCCGCACGGTGCGGGAAGATGGTGTGGAGTTCCGTTCGCATCTGGATGGCTCGCCGATCTTCATGGGGCCGAAAGAGTCGATGGCCATCCAGCGTGAGTTGGGTTCGGACATCGCGATGGTGTTCGATGAATGCCCGCCGCATGACAAGCCGTATAACGAGATCAAAGCCGCAGTGGAGCGGACGATCCGTTGGGCGGAGGTGTGTCGGGTGCAGCCGCGAGCGGAAGGGCAGTTCTACTTCGGCATCGCTCAAGGGGCAGGGCATGCGGAGCTTCGCGAGAAGTGCGCTAAGGCGATTGTGGGCATGGATTTTGATGGTTATGCCATTGGTGGCGTGAGCGTGGGCGAGCCGGAGCCGGAGATGATGAAGGCCGTGGAATACACGGAACCGCATCTCCCGGCGAACAAGCCGCGCTACGCCATGGGTTTGGGAACTCCGGCGCAGTTGGTTGAATTAGTGGCGCGAGGGGTGGATATGTTCGATTGCGTGTTGCCCACCCGGGTGGCGCGGAATGGCACAGCATTCACATACAAGGGCACCATCAGCATCAAGGGTGGTTTTAACAAGGCGGACTTTGGGCCGATTGAAGAGGGGTGCGAGTGCTATGCCTGCCGGAATTTTACGCGGGCTTACCTGCGGCATCTGCTGAATGTGGAGGAAATCCTTGGTCTGCGTATGCTCAGTGTGCATAACACCTTTATGTTCCAACGGGTTATGGCGGATATTCGCAAGCATCTGGCTGCTGGCACGTTCGGGGAGTTCCGGGCGGAATTCATCAAGAATTACATCCCGACGGAGAAGGTTTTGGCGGCTCGGGAAGAGCATCTGCGTAAAACGGACACCGCCAGCCGGGGTGAGTAAAGCACTCAAAAGCGCGCTGAATTTTTAAAATCGGCAGGGAGGAAAGGCATTCTAGACTGAACTTTTGAGTGGGAAGCGGTGTTCCTTGGTCTAGGAAAGGCGTTACGATAACGAAAAACTTGAGCCAAATGACTTGCGTTGGCGACTTTGATACATAGAGTTATCGCTCTTATTTTGCACGTATGATTGAAACAGGAATGACATTTTTGCTCGCACAGGCCGCAGGTGGACAGTCGCAACAACCAGCTTGGGCCGGTTTGGTGCCGATGGTGCTGATGTTCGTGATCTTCTATTTCCTGTTGATCCGTCCGCAGCAGAAGAAGGCCAAGGAGCATGCGGAACTGCTGAAGACTTTGAAGCGTGGGGACAAAGTGGTGACGAACGGCGGCATCGTCGGCGTCATCATCACGGTGAAAGAGAAGCATGTGACTGTACGTTCGGAAGATTCGAAGTTTGAAGTCTTGCGTACGGCCATCGCGGAGATCACTGAGCGCGGCAGCAGCACCGGTCCAGAAGTCAAGGAAGCCTAATTTTTAGCCTTTAGAAAGTTCGCATGAATTCCAGTCATCTTTGGAAGTTATTGTTGGTCGTCTTTGTCGTGGCGTGGTCCGTGAACGAGATGAACCCGCCGACGAGCCGGAATCTGATCCAAGTTTTCGAAGAGAAGGCAGTCAACAATACGGATACCAATTTCACGGCCATCGTCGCTCAGGCGAAAAAGCTGGAAGCGGAGAATCCGACCCGGGTTTATGGCAGCTTGTGGGATGCGATCGGCACGAACGACATCGCTTCCTACTTTCCAACGTATGCCAAAGGCCAGACCACCAATGCCAAGCGCACGATCCTGAACCGTTTGCAGCGTGATGCATCGGGCCAGATCCGGTTGGGTCTCGACCTGCAAGGCGGCACCGCGTTCCTCGTGGGCGTGGATGTGGACGCTGCGGTGAACAATGCCCAACAGCAGGGCACCAATGCAGTCACGCTCAGTGAGATCGAACGGGCGCATCGCAAACAGGAAGCGCTTACCCAGGCGGTGGAAGTGCTCCGTAAGCGTGTGGACCGGTTCGGTGTGTCCGAGCCGATCATCCAGCCGCAGGGTGAGAAACGTATCCTGATACAGATGCCGGGTCTTTCCGAGGTGGATCGTGAAGCGGTCCGTGAGACGCTGCAAAAGGTGGCCCATCTGGAGTTCCGCATGGTGCATCGCGAGAGCGACCGTTATCTCCAGCAGGGTCTGGTGCCGCCGGGTTACGAGATCCTTCGTGAAGAAGTTTCCTTGCAGGACGGCACCAAAGGCAGCCGCGCTTATGTAGTAAGCAAGAAGGCTTCGGAAGGTCTGACGGGCAAGTATGTGCAGCGCGCCGGTGTGGCTTTGAACCCGATCACCTCCAAGCCGGAAATCCACCTTACTTTCGATGCCGAGGGTGCGACCAAGTTCGGCAATGTGACGAAGGCGCATGTGGGTGAGCAACTGGCCATTGTGCTGGATGGTGAGCTGTATTCTGCTCCAAACATCAATGAACCGATCTTGGGCGGCAACTGCCAGATCACGGGTAATTACGATTTGAAGGAGGCTTATCGCCTTGCCAATGCTTTGGAGAATCCGTTGGAAGCCCCGGTGGAGATCGAGGAGGAGCGTTCTGTGGACCCGTCATTGGGCAAAGACTCCATCGAAAGCGGCATCCGCGCTTCAATGTATGGTATCATTCTGGTGGCTGGATTCATGCTGGTGTATTATATGCTGGCGGGTTTGATCGCGAATATCGCCTTGATGCTTAACATCGTGATCCTGATTGGCGTGATGTGCTCGATCGATGCGACGTTCACGCTGCCGGGCATTGCGGGTATCGTGCTCACCATTGGTATGGCGGTGGATGCGAACGTGCTGATCTTCGAGCGTATGCGCGAGGAACTGGAGGCGGGGAAGGCATTGCGTGCGGCTCTGAAGGCAGGCTATGAAAAAGCTTTCAGCACGATTTTGGATGCGAACGTCACCACGTTGATCTCTTCCGTTTTGCTGATCTACTTCGGTACCGGTCCGGTGCAGGGCTTCGGTGTCACGCTCTCTATCGGTGTGGCGGTGAGCATGTTCACTGCATTGGTGGTGACGCGTCTGATCTTTGACTGGCTGATATACAAGAACGTGATCAGTTCACTGAAGATGTTCAAGCTCGTCGGCAAGACTAATTTCGACTTCCTGAAGCTGGCCAAGCCGGCGTTCATCCTGTCCTGGACGCTGGTGATCGTGGGTTCAGGGTATGGCCTGTATCGTGGGTCTCATGCTCTGGGCGTGGATTTCAAAGGTGGTGACAACGCCATCTTCGAATACACCCAGAAGGTGGAGCAGACGGAGATCCGTAATGTCCTGGAAAAGGCCGAACTGGGTGAATTCACGATCCAATATCAAAGCGGGGAGAAGGAGCGTCTGAGCATCCTGACGGAATTTGAAAAAGGGTCCAAGGTGGAAAGCATCCTGAAGAGTTCTTTCGAGAAGGCAGGCTTCAAGCTGGTGAGCCTGGACAAGGTCGGCCCGGCGGTGGGCATGGAGATCGTCAAATCGGCGGTCGTGGCCACGTTGCTTTCCTTGCTGGGCATCCTGGTCTATGTGGCATTGCGTTATGAGTTTTCCTTCGCCTTGGGTGCGGTGGTGGCGGTGCTTCACGACGTGTTCATGACGTTGGGCTGGTTCTTTCTCACGGACCGCCAGTTGAGCGCCACGATGGTGGCGGCCATCCTGACGATCATCGGTTTCTCGATCAACGATACCATCGTGATCTTTGACCGTATCCGCGAGCATCTGAAGATGGGTGCGCGCGGTTCGTTCAAAGAGATCATGAACAGCGCACTCAATGAGACTTTGAGCCGCACGATCATAACCTCCGGCACGGTGCTGCTCTCCACGGGCGCGCTTTATATCTGGGGTGGCGGTGTGATCAACGACTTCGCGTTCACGTTCCTGGTCGGCATCCTCACCGGCTGCTATTCCAGTATCTACATCGCGGCGGCGATCGTACTGTGGTATCATAAGGGCGAGAAGCCGAAGACCAGCGGTTCCGCAGTGGTGATGGACCGGGCGGTGGAGACGGTCGAGGTTCGTTAAAAGTCTGATGCTTGCGATCACGGAAATCACGGGCGGGCACTATGCCGGGTTCATCCTGGTGATCCTGTTCTTCCTCGCCCTTGACCTTGGGGTGTTCCACAAGGAAGCGCGGGTGGTGCGTTTCAAAGAAGCGCTGGGCTGGACGGCAGTGTGGTTTACGCTGTCCATGGCGTTTTCTGGTTATGTTTATCACCTGCGGGGGCGGGAGGAGGCTCTGCAATACATCACGGGTTATATCATCGAGTTGTCGCTTTCGATGGATAACGTCTTCGTGATCGCGCTGATTTTCGCTTACTTCCGGGTGCCGCTCGCCTATCAGCATCGGGTGCTGTTCTGGGGCATCCTTGGAGCGCTGGTGATGCGTGGCGTGATGATCGGGGTGGGTGCCGCCCTCATCAAGACGTTTGCGTGGACGTTGTATGTGTTCGGTGCGTTCCTGGTCTTCACTGGCATCAAGATGATGTTCGGTGATGACGAGGGCGTGGAGCCGGAGAAGAATCCGATCATCCGGCTGGTGAGGAAATTCTATCCGGTGGCCAAGGAGTTTGACGGACAGAAGTTCACGACCGAGATCGATGGCAAGAAGATACTGACTCCTCTGGCGCTGGTGCTGGTGATGGTGGAGACGACGGACCTGATCTTCGCAGTGGATTCCATCCCGGCAATCTTTGCGATCACGGACAAGCCGTTCATCGTTTTCACCTCGAACGTCTTTGCGATCCTCGGTTTGCGCTCGCTTTACTTCGTGCTGGCGGATGCCATCGGTATGTTCCGCTATTTGAAGGTCGGACTGTCGGTGGTGCTGGTGTTCATCGGCGTTAAGATGCTGGCCGATCCGCATGGCAAAACGCCAGAGTGGTATCAGTTCAAGATACCCATCACCATCTCTCTCGGTGTCATCGCGGGCATCATCATCGGATCCATCTTGCTCTCATTGCTTGTCTCGAAGAAGGAAGGAAAATTGCCGCCGGATGACCAGAAACCGGGTGCGCAGCCTTCGGCGGAAACGGACGAAGCCGCTGGCAAGGACAAGGGCAGCGGTCCTAAGTGACAGGAGCCTGACGTATGCACCGGCAGCCGTTATCCCAGAGTTTGGAGGCGTTGCTGGGGACAGCGGATGACAACGCGGTGCTGACTCTGAACGAGCTTATCGAGCGGACAGGCGGTCGTGGTATTTACCTCTTCCTCATCCTCATCAGTCTGCCGTTCATCACGCCGATTCCACTGCCGGGTTTCAGTCTGGTTGTCGGAGTGATCATCATCATCGCGGGCATGCGCATGGCTTTGGGACTGCCGCCGAAATTGCCCGGTTTCATCGGCAAGAAGGTCATCCCGGTGGAACGTCAGCGTAAGATCATCGCGGCGAGCATCAAGTGGGTGAAACGGATCGAGAAGATGGCGAAGCCACGCGGACGTGAGTGGATCGGGCACACGATATCGCTGCGGGCGAACGGGTTGCTGATCGCGTTTTTGGGCGTGTTGCTGGTTTTGCCTTTGCCGCTGCCATTCACCAATTCCGGTCCTGGGCTGGCGGTCATCTTCTTGTGCGTGAGCCTGATGGAGGAGGATGCGGTGCTGGTGTGGGTCGGTTATTTTCTTTCGGCGGCATCGGTGATTTATCTGCTGGCTTTATCCAAGGGAGCCGTGGAAATCTTTGAGAAATATTCGGATAACATCCGTCAATTTTTCGGATTTTAAGTAAGTGAAATCGTATCGCTGGTCATTTGCGCCCGTCCAACTGGAGCTGGCCCGTGTCTTGAGCCAGGGCCTGAAGGTCTCGCCGCTGCTTGCCCAATGCCTGTTGAACCGCGAGATATCGGAGGAGGCTGCCGCTGCTGAGTTTCTTGATCCCAAGTTGAAGAACTTGCGCGATCCGTTTTTGCTGCCGGACATGGCGAAGGCGGTGGAACGGCTTTACTCTGCGCGGAAGCAGGGTGAACTGGTCGTCATCTTCGGTGATTACGATGTGGACGGTGTGACTTCCACGACGTTATTGAGTGAATCGCTGACGGCATTGGGTTGGAAGGTGGAAACGTATCTGCCGCATCGCATGGAGGAGGGATACGGGCTAAGTCGCGATGGCGTGGAGAACTGCCTGAGGAAGTATCCGGCGAAGGTGTTGCTGGCGGTGGATTGCGGTTCTACGGCGGTAGAGACGATTCAGTGGTTGAACGAGCGGGCAGTGGATGTGTTGGTATTGGATCACCATCAGGTTTCTTCACCGGAACCGAAGGCGCTAGGGTTGGTGAACCCACAGCGCAGTGATGATAAACTGAGCCAGATGTTGTGCTCCGTGGGGTTGGTATTCAAACTTCTGCACGCGATCGTGAAACGTGGGCGTGAGCTGAATTTCGCAGAGATGGCCACGTATGATATCCGGCAATACCTGGATCTGGTGGCGCTAGGAACGGTAGCGGACTTGGTGCCGTTGCGAGGGGAGAATCGCGTGCTGGTCTCACAGGGGTTGAAGGCGTTGGGGGAGACGAAGCGGCCGGGGTTGATCGCGTTGAAGGAGGTAAGCCAGACGAGCGGGAATATCGGCGTGTATGAGGTGGGGTATCAACTGGCGCCGCGATTGAATGCGGCGGGGCGGTTGGAGAATGCGTCGCAGGCATTGGATTTGTTGCGCGCCAGATCGGTGGCGGAAGCGTTGCCTTTGGCGCGCGAGTTGGATGTGCGGAATCGGGAGCGGCAGGAGATCGAGAAGGGGATAGCGGAGTCGGCCATCGCAACGGTGCGCAGTCAGTTCCAGCCGGAGCGGGATTACGTGATCGTGCTGGGGGAGATGATGTGGCACATCGGCGTGGTGGGGATTGTGGCCTCGCGGGTGTTGAGGGAATTTTATCGACCCACAATCATTTTAGGCGGATCGGGTGAGGAGTGGCGTGGCTCGGGGCGGAGCATTGAGGGATTTGATCTGGCGGCGGCGTTGCGCTCGTGTGAGGACATCTTAGTGAAGCATGGCGGGCATGCGATGGCGGCGGGGTTGACGATCGTGCCATTGCAGGTGGAGGCGTTTCGCACACGTTTGAACGATCTGGCGCGCAAGACGATTTCAGCGGAATATCTGCAGCCACGGCTTTCGCTGGATGCAGAGATCACGCTGGGGCAGGTGGACATGGTGTTTCTGGATGCTTTGCAAAAGCTGGAGCCGATGGGACAAGGGAATGCTGCGGTGCAACTGGCGGCGCGGAATCTGCGGATGGTGGGGGAGCCGCGTCGCATGGGGAAGGAAGGGCAGCATGTGAAGTTTCAGGCAACGGATGGGGTGTCTGTGCGTGATGTGGTGTGGTGGGGCGTGGGGCAGGCGCCGATGCCGAAGGGTGTGTTTGATCTGGCGTTCGCGCCGCAGCGGAATGAATACAATGGGCGGACAACGATCCAGTTGAAGTTGCTGGATTGGAGAGAGGGAAAAGTTTAACCACAGATGAACACACAGATGTAAAACGGGCACCCCTCACCCCGGCCCTCTCCCCTCCGAGGGGAGAGGGTGGTAAATCGTTTGGCGTTATCAGTAGGTCTAGTAAATTTTAATTGTCAGCGCGGAGTGATGTCAGCGGCTACAGATTAAGGATTTTATGGTATCAGCAGTGATTGTGGCGGCGGGGCGCGGGACGCGCATGGGACCGAATGTGGACAAGCTGTTCCTTGAAGTGAACGGCAAGCCCATCATCGTACACACATGGCGGCAGTTCGATTCATGTGCGGCAGTGGATGAGATCGTGTTGGTGGTGCGGGAGGGGATGCAATCGGCGTTTGAAGAGTTGGCGGCGGATGAAGGTTTCAAGAAGCCGTATCGGTTGGTGCCGGGCGGGAAGGAACGACAGGATTCGGTGTGGAATGGCATCGTGGCGATTTCAGAGAAGGCGGAGATTGTGGCCATTCATGACGGGGCGCGGCCTTGTGTGACGTATGAACTTATCGCGGCGACTATTCAAGCGGCGCGTGAGACGGGTGCGGCGGTAGCGGCGCAACGGGTGGTGGATACGATGAAGGAATCCACGGATGGCAAGACCATCAGCGGGCACTTGGACCGGAGCCGGTTGTGGTCGGTGCAAACGCCGCAGACGTTTCAGGTGCCGGTCATCCGCAAAGCGTTATCACTGGTGAAGGAGAGGGGACTTTTGGTGACGGATGATACGGCGGCATGTGAATTGATTGGGCAGCCGGTGCGGTTGGTGGAGTGTGCGACGCCGAATGTGAAGGCTACGGCGCCATCGGATATTCCGTGGCTGGAGATACTCTTAAAGAAATGACGAATGACCAAATCCGCATGACGAAGGAACCGGTTGCACCGGAGGCCAGTAATGTCCAAGGAAGCATTTAGCCACGGATGGAACAGAATGACACAGATTTGGGATGGGGCTCGGAGGCATTTGGGCTTTAGTCATTCCTTGGTCATTCGGGCTTCGTCATGGGTCATTGCGAAGCTACGAAGCCTCGCTTGCTATTTTGGTTCATGGGTCTTAGTTTGCGCGTAGTACGCAGATAAGCGGTTATGAAGAAAAAAATCCTCTTCAGTACGGTGACCTTGGTGCTTGGGGTGAACCTGTTCCTCGGTGCGCAGATCTATTTCCACAGTGTGCAGGCGGCGGGCAAGGATGACCCGTACAGTCATTACGCGTTGCTGGCGAGGGTGATGGAGATGATCCGCAAGGATTATGTGGATGGGGAAAAGGTGTCTTATCAGGATCTGATGCATGGGGCGTTGCGCGGTATGGTGTCCACACTGGACCCGCACAGCGAGTTCATGGATGCGTCTAAGTTCAAGGATTTGCAGGATGACACGGAAGGCCAGTTCGGCGGGGTGGGCATCGTCATCCAATCCAAAAATGGTTTTCTGACGGTGGTGGCGCCGATCGAGGATACGCCGGGTTATGCGGCGGGCATTTTGTCTGGTGATCGAATCGTGGAGATCGGGGGCAAGAATGCGGAGAAGCTGCCCATCTCGGAGGCGGTGAAGCGTTTGCGTGGTGCTCCGGGCACGGAGGTGACGATCAAGGTGGCTCGAGAAGGCTGGGCAGAACCGAAAGAGATAAAGCTGGTGCGTGCGGAGATCAAGGTGGATACGGCGAAGGATCTGAGCGGCAAGCGGGAGTTCAAGCTGCTGGAGGATAACATCGGTTACGTACGCCTGACACAGTTCGGCGAGAAGACAGCGGATGAATTGAAGGCGGCTTTGGAGAAACAGCAGAAGGCGGGGATGAAGGCGCTCGTGCTGGACTTGCGGGCGAATCCGGGTGGCTTGCTCGACCAGGCAGTGAAGGTCTGCGAATTGTTCCTGCCGCGCGGCCAGCTGATTGTGACGACGGAGGGCCGCAATGAAGCGCAGAAGTCTTCTTATTCGGCGAAGGGGCCGGGAATTTACAAAGACATCCCCATGGTGGTGTTGGTGAATGGTGGCAGTGCGAGCGCCTCGGAAATCGTGGCGGGTTGCCTGCAAGACGTGAAGCGCGCGCATATCATGGGCGAGCAGTCGTTCGGCAAGGGTTCGGTGCAAAGCATCTTGCCGTTGCCGGATGATTCGGCGCTACGCCTGACGACGGCGAAGTATTACACGCCGAGCCATAAGACGATCCATGAGCACGGCATCACGCCGGATAGCATCGTACCGATGTCGCTGGAGGATGAGGTGAATCTGGCGCGTTTGCGTTCCCCCGGTGGTGCGGAGATGTTGGAGGGTGAGGACAAGGAAAAGGTTCTCGGAACGAAGGATGTGCAATTGGAACGGGCGATGGATTTGCTGAAGGGGATTCTGCTCTACACGGGGCAGGATGCGAAGAAGGCGGCGAAGAAGGGTTAGTGGAAGAGTTGATGGTGGATAGTAGATGGTGGGGATGAACATCGAACTCTCGAGGTTGCGGGCTGGACGCTGGCTTTCTGCCGTCATAACGTGCGGCACGCATGCAGGATGATGTGACGGTGCCGAAGCGGTTTTTCAAAGGTTGGGCGATACCCGGACCGGATGTACCGCGTACGGATGTGCCCGAGGTGGAAGAAGGAGAAACCTTGGATGCCATCAGCGGGCAGTTCCGGTTGTTCCAACTGGAGAAGGGGCATCGCTACAGCACGGATGATGTGCTGACTGCGTGGTATGGGACGAGCTGGTGCCCGACGGCGCATCGGGTGCTGGATCTGGGCAGCGGTATCGGTTCGGTGGGCATGATCGCGGCGTGGCGATTGCCGGGGGCGAAGTTTGTAACGATCGAGGCACAGGAGGAGAGTGTGCGGCTGGCGGGGAAGTCGGCGAGGTATAACGGGCTGACGGAGCGTTATGAGATCCGGCAGGGGGATTTCCGTGAAGCGGGGATTTTGCGCGAGGATGACGTGTTTGATCTGGTGCTGGGCAGTCCGCCATATTTTCCCCTGGAAGCAGGTGTGCTGGGGGATCATCCGCAGAAGATCGCCTGCCGCTTCGAGACGCGTGGAGATATTTTAAGCTATTGCCAGGCGGCGTCACCGCGGCTGGCGCCGGGTGGTGTGTTCGCGTGCGTGTTTCCGGTGAAGCCGGAGGCGCAGAAGCAACGAGTGTTCGAGGCGGCGAAGGAAGCAGGGATGAGTGTGGTGCGCTGGCGGCCAGTTGTATTGCGGGAAGGAGAGGTGCCGTTACTGGGTGTGTTCATCCTCATGCGTGCGGAACATCTGCCGGAGGATATGCGGGGGCAGACATGGGAGGAGCCTCCGTTGATCATCCGCAAGACGGATGGGGCGGTGCATCCGGAATATAAAGCGGTGAAAATGGCGTTCGGTTTCCCCCCCTGATATGAGCGCCGAGGCCAAGCCCCCCTCTGCCGAGTTGTCTCCCTTGATGACCCGTCTTGTGCGGGCGGCTTCGTGGACATTGGCCGGAGCGGTAGGAAGCCAGGTGCTGGGGTTTGCGGGCGGTCTGCTCACGGCGCGGTTGCTGGGGAATGAAAGTTTTGGCCAGCTTTCGGCGGTGCGCGGTTTGCTGCTGGCCTTCGGTATTTTTTCAGGTGCGGGGCTGGGGCTGGCGGCGGTGCGGTATGTGGCGGAGTTTCGGGATAGTGATCCGGCGCGGATGGCGGGGCGCATCCAGTTTTTACAGCGGCTCTCGTGGATGTGTGCAGGGGTGACGGCGGTGATCGCCGCGTGTCTCACGCCTTGGATGTCAGACGGCTGGCTGGGCGAGGGGAGTTTGCGGAACGTTTTGTGGCTGGGGTGCCCATTGGTTTTATTCAACGGCCTTTCCGCGATCCAGAACGGGATTCTGGGGGGCTTGGAAAAATTCAAGGCGATCGCGCGCGGGATGGCGGTGGAAGCCACGGGCAATTTATTGGGCGTGGTCTTCGGCGCCAAAGTGGCCGGGATGGGGGGAGCCGTGGGAGGAGCGTGCGTGGCGGGTGGGGTGGCGTGGGTTTACCGGCGCCATCTGTTGCGTCAGGAGGGGATCAGATTGCAGGCGGCAGAAAAGCGGAATTTCGATAAAGGCTGGCTGCTGCATGAGGCGATGCCGTTCATCATTGCGGGGACGCTCTCGCAGCCGTTCGAGTGGTTTGCGCGGCTTTCGCTGGTGCGGCAGCCGGAAGGTTTTGTGCAATTGGGATATTTCAGCGCGGCTTTCACATGCGCGCAGGTGATCGCGTTTTTGCCCCGTCAATTCACGGTGCCAGGAGTGGCATTGCTGGCGGGATTGGCGAAAGCGCAGGGGGCAGTCACGGCGGTGGAGGTGGTGCGGATGAATTTCAAGCTGCTGATGCTGCTTGCGTCCCTGGCGGCGATTCCCATGCTGCTGGCAGCGGACTTCATCCTGCGCCTGTTCGGTTTCACGGCGGGTGGTGATGTGCTGGTGGTGCTGGTGCTGGCGAATGTGGCGGGGGTGTGTTCCGGTTTTTTCCGCACGATCCTTTCTGCCTCCGGCAAGATCTGGTGGCAGTGCGGGCAAGTGCTGGTGTGGAGCGTGGTGCTGGTGCTAACATGGCTGGCGCTGGAAGAATACGGTGCGCTGGGACTGGCCTGTGCGTATCTGGCGGCGTTCGTGGTGGTGCTGTTCCCGCAAGGCCGCGCGGCACGGGTTTGCTTGCAGGAGAGCGGGAGGGAAGATGCGAAGGCGGGAGCGGGTAGCGAAACTAAATTGTGTGAGCGGTGAATTGCAAAAATTGAATCCACCTCCGTGGCATCTGCAGATGCTGGCGGCGGTCTTGCGCGGGACGCAGGGCTGGCCGTTGAGGGACCGTGTGGCGCAGCGGCTGGACCGGCGGCTGGCGGAGCAGGGCTGGGTGCTGGAGCATGAGAGTGATGGCTTGCGCTGCCATCTGGAGCTGGACGATACGGTGTGCCGGGGAACCTACATCGATGATGGTCATGAGGTGGAGACGGGATTTTATCTGAAGCATTTGATCAGGCCGGGCAACCGGTTGTGGGATGTGGGCGCGTGTCATGGTTTTGTGAGTTTGCGCATGGCGCAACTGGCGGGCGCAGCGGGGAGAGTGGATGCCTTTGAACCGGTGACGGCCAACCGTTTGCGGATGGAGAAGAATCTGAGACTTAATCCCGATTTGGCTGCACGCATCACGGTGCATCCTTACGCGCTCTCCCACGAAGCAGGCAGGGTGATGATGCAGCGGACGAGCGGAAGAAACCCGGGCGCCAGCCATATCGTGACGGAGAAACCGGCAGAGGACAAAGGCCGCGAGCGTGCCGGTGTGGCCGGGACGGAAATGGTGGAGACGAGAGCGGCCGAGGCGGTGTGGCAAGAGACTGGGGCAACCATGATACACGGAGTGAAGATCGATGTGGAGGGGCATGAGTTGCAGGTGCTGGCAGGGATGGGCGCGCTGGTGAAGGAGCAGCCGCCGCGCTGGTTCTTGATCGAAGTCAGGGACACTTTTTTGCGGGCAGCAGGCGGCAGCCGGGAAGAGGTGTTCGCCTGGTTTGCGGAGCGGGGTTATGTGGCGCAACGGCTCGTGCCGGGCAGGACGATGGTGCCAGACATGACCCCACGTGATGCGGCAGCGGTTTTGTTTTTGTACGGGGAGGAAGGGAAGTGAACGAGCCTGGTTTCAACCGCCCGATGGCGGAGGCGGATCTGGGCCGGTTGCAGGGCGAGGCCGAGGTGACGCGGTTGCGCGCACTGGTGGATGATTACACGGTGGCAAATCTGCCGGTGATGAACGGCAGCTTGAAATACAGCAACTTCAGTGAGGGACCGGAACGGCTCTTCACATTGAACCAGTATCGCCTGTGGGAGTATGTCTCGTTGTTGCAGCGGTTGCCGGAGCTGGGCGGCAAGGTGAGGTTTCTGGATGTGGGCGGAGCGGGCGCCGTGCTGGCGTATGCTCTGGCGGAGCGCGGTCATCAAGGAGTGGCGGTGGATCTGAATGCGGAACTGGTGGCGACGTGTGCGGAGGTGGCAAAAAAAAGAGGTCTCGCGCTGGAGGCGCTGGTGGGCGATGCGACGGGGGATCTGACAA is a genomic window of Verrucomicrobiia bacterium containing:
- the tgt gene encoding tRNA guanosine(34) transglycosylase Tgt, with product MFELLKTDTTSKARLGRMTTTRGVVDTPVFMSVGTQASVKALDPRELMEMNTQIILGNTYHLSIRPGMDIMKLAGGLHKFMNWNLPILTDSGGFQVFSLGKIRTVREDGVEFRSHLDGSPIFMGPKESMAIQRELGSDIAMVFDECPPHDKPYNEIKAAVERTIRWAEVCRVQPRAEGQFYFGIAQGAGHAELREKCAKAIVGMDFDGYAIGGVSVGEPEPEMMKAVEYTEPHLPANKPRYAMGLGTPAQLVELVARGVDMFDCVLPTRVARNGTAFTYKGTISIKGGFNKADFGPIEEGCECYACRNFTRAYLRHLLNVEEILGLRMLSVHNTFMFQRVMADIRKHLAAGTFGEFRAEFIKNYIPTEKVLAAREEHLRKTDTASRGE
- the yajC gene encoding preprotein translocase subunit YajC, whose translation is MIETGMTFLLAQAAGGQSQQPAWAGLVPMVLMFVIFYFLLIRPQQKKAKEHAELLKTLKRGDKVVTNGGIVGVIITVKEKHVTVRSEDSKFEVLRTAIAEITERGSSTGPEVKEA
- the secD gene encoding protein translocase subunit SecD produces the protein MNSSHLWKLLLVVFVVAWSVNEMNPPTSRNLIQVFEEKAVNNTDTNFTAIVAQAKKLEAENPTRVYGSLWDAIGTNDIASYFPTYAKGQTTNAKRTILNRLQRDASGQIRLGLDLQGGTAFLVGVDVDAAVNNAQQQGTNAVTLSEIERAHRKQEALTQAVEVLRKRVDRFGVSEPIIQPQGEKRILIQMPGLSEVDREAVRETLQKVAHLEFRMVHRESDRYLQQGLVPPGYEILREEVSLQDGTKGSRAYVVSKKASEGLTGKYVQRAGVALNPITSKPEIHLTFDAEGATKFGNVTKAHVGEQLAIVLDGELYSAPNINEPILGGNCQITGNYDLKEAYRLANALENPLEAPVEIEEERSVDPSLGKDSIESGIRASMYGIILVAGFMLVYYMLAGLIANIALMLNIVILIGVMCSIDATFTLPGIAGIVLTIGMAVDANVLIFERMREELEAGKALRAALKAGYEKAFSTILDANVTTLISSVLLIYFGTGPVQGFGVTLSIGVAVSMFTALVVTRLIFDWLIYKNVISSLKMFKLVGKTNFDFLKLAKPAFILSWTLVIVGSGYGLYRGSHALGVDFKGGDNAIFEYTQKVEQTEIRNVLEKAELGEFTIQYQSGEKERLSILTEFEKGSKVESILKSSFEKAGFKLVSLDKVGPAVGMEIVKSAVVATLLSLLGILVYVALRYEFSFALGAVVAVLHDVFMTLGWFFLTDRQLSATMVAAILTIIGFSINDTIVIFDRIREHLKMGARGSFKEIMNSALNETLSRTIITSGTVLLSTGALYIWGGGVINDFAFTFLVGILTGCYSSIYIAAAIVLWYHKGEKPKTSGSAVVMDRAVETVEVR
- a CDS encoding TerC family protein, with the translated sequence MLAITEITGGHYAGFILVILFFLALDLGVFHKEARVVRFKEALGWTAVWFTLSMAFSGYVYHLRGREEALQYITGYIIELSLSMDNVFVIALIFAYFRVPLAYQHRVLFWGILGALVMRGVMIGVGAALIKTFAWTLYVFGAFLVFTGIKMMFGDDEGVEPEKNPIIRLVRKFYPVAKEFDGQKFTTEIDGKKILTPLALVLVMVETTDLIFAVDSIPAIFAITDKPFIVFTSNVFAILGLRSLYFVLADAIGMFRYLKVGLSVVLVFIGVKMLADPHGKTPEWYQFKIPITISLGVIAGIIIGSILLSLLVSKKEGKLPPDDQKPGAQPSAETDEAAGKDKGSGPK
- a CDS encoding exopolysaccharide biosynthesis protein, translated to MHRQPLSQSLEALLGTADDNAVLTLNELIERTGGRGIYLFLILISLPFITPIPLPGFSLVVGVIIIIAGMRMALGLPPKLPGFIGKKVIPVERQRKIIAASIKWVKRIEKMAKPRGREWIGHTISLRANGLLIAFLGVLLVLPLPLPFTNSGPGLAVIFLCVSLMEEDAVLVWVGYFLSAASVIYLLALSKGAVEIFEKYSDNIRQFFGF